In Cinclus cinclus chromosome 1, bCinCin1.1, whole genome shotgun sequence, the sequence GCCGGGGCAGGGTTGCTGCTGGCATTTTGAGATGGTGAGGTGGAGGACGGAGGTGGAGGTTGTGACTGCTGGGCTGGAGGCGGCTGCGGTGGAGCCTGTGGGTCAGCGAGGCTGGGGGGCTGGAGAGTCTGGCTGGGGAGGGTCCTCATGCAACTCTCACTGATGTCATTGGCCTTGTGGTgggacacagagctgccagGGGACTGGAGAGAGCACGCGGGGCGGTGGTACTCAGTTTCCACAAGTGATGAAGATGGAGGATATTGCTGCTGACTCGCATTATAAGTGAAACCATTTGCTCCTTGGTAGGGGTAGGCACCATAGATTGCAGAGCTGTCGTAGTAGGTCGCTTTTTGCATTTCGTTGTTTCCCAATATTTATTTCGCAAACTGACAGGGTCTTGACACCCTTGGAGAATAACATTGGCACCCCTCTGTCACGTGGCGCTCCTCCTCCAATGGCCTCTCCGGGCAGACCTGGggtgtggggagagcagagcagggtgaAGAAATGGTACAAATCCATCTTACTTTCAATAGCTAAGTGACATGAAAGCCATAAAAGAAAAAGTGGTCAGCAATATTTAGCAGCATGACTTGGCCTCAGGCGTGGAGCATTTCGATATAAAAGCTGCCTGGATTTACTGGCAGCGACAAATATGTGCTTTGCTGCACCGGGATAGAGGCTTTctaggtttggtttttttattattatttctttcttcttaagGAACAGAGCAAGCGGGTTGATCGTTTATCATCAAGAGGCTGTTTTAATACCGGTCTCTGAGATAAGGGTGATCGAGGAATCGGTAGTGCAAAGGGGCTGGGCTATTCCTTCAGTCCAGCTCTAAGATCAAACACCCTCCTTTAACCAGCGTCGTTTTATTTTTAGCCTTTCTCTCTTGGTTACGGCTCTTCATAcaactttaaataaatatacGAGATGGTTCCCATCTACGTATGGCAGGGGGCAGGAGCGGGGTGGAAAGGTTTCCTAAGCAGGAATATTTAAACACCCCGATCCCAAGTGATGGATTTTGGCTTGTCTATAAAATGCTCGATAGGAAAATAAACGAAGCCAGCACCTTCTCCTCTCCGTGCCCGCACACCGCCCCGAGCCGCCCAGGTCATGCACCCTGGCAGCGGCAGTTTCTGCCCGGGCGAGCCCCGCCCGCAGCGGCTCCCTCTCGGTCCTGGAGCGCGGCTTGGGGCGCTCCACGGAACTCCCCGAGCCTGCCTCCCACTCGCGAGTGGGTCTGGAGCCTCAACCGCGCCCGGCGCCGCGCAAAGCCCCTTCAGAGAGGCCAGCAGGGGCGGTcgttggtttggttttttttcagcagttatTTTCAAGACACTAACTTTTCGTGGAATCAGCCAGATCCTACCTGTTAAAACATGATggattgggggaaaaaaacacaccagAAACCTGAAAAACCAGCGTTCATCTCCATGACCACGGCTTGAACTTTCCTTCCAACTTAGCGATAATAGGTTCTGTCTTGGAGACTGCTATGTAATTTGATGTATGAGGGTCACTTGGCTAGGGAGAGGGTGGACACAAACTCAGAGAATGCTTCTCCTGCCCGGGCgaatcccttccctccccccccacccccccatttttttctttttttttttttttattttttttcacccatcTACCTTTCTTTCTGGGAttacacccccccccccccccattacAGTCTACTCGTCACCTGCCTGAAAATAACCAATTAAAGAATCGCCCGTGTTAATGAGAGAGGAGACCTGTGCGTAACCTCCAACCTATGAGGTGTTTCCATATGCACTCACATTGTTCTCAGAAACTGAAGTGTTTTCCTCACCGTCCCCCTAACCCCTTGCTGGCAAATAACCACGTCTTTTCAGATCAGAAGAGCCTCTTTCCTTTTACCACTTTCCCTGCACTTAAGCAGCTGGATATTTCTCCCCCAAAAACATCTAACGAGGACAAATGCTTAGGGGCGAAAAGCCTTGCACAACACAAGCACCAAACGAGCTCGTTCTAAGCCTTTCAAGTTATACAAGTTCTTAGAAAACAGTATTCCCTTTGTTAGACCGTAACAAAATGAAGGTAACACACCTACAGCAGGGCGGTTACCCTGTTATTGCACTAATCAAGCTCTTTGGATGCTATTAAGCTAATAAGCCGATGGAGATCTGAGGCGCATAAACAATTTCCAGCTCCTCGcctctccttccctgtgctATCGAGGCCTGGTGTGATTTCTCTCAGTTCATTTGAAAGAGACACCACTaccagaggagaaggaggaaacaATCAGCCAGCGGTGATTTCACAAAGGCACCCTCCTTTCATGACCGCGACACCAAATATTTCACCTTCCTTCAGCCGCTGCGAAGTTTGTGGCGCTGGCAGGACGGGCAGCGCGGAGCGAGGATGCGGGGTGCGCTGCTCCCGTAGCTGCCGGCCTGCAGACAATAGGCAATTTTACTTGGAAGGCAAAATATTATTGGAGCTTCGGCCGCCTGCcagcaagtaaaaaaaaaaaaaaaaaaaaaaaagtcagatcCCGAGTTTGGGTTCGCCAAGTTAATCACTTCCTACAAAGTTATAGAGGAGCGGGGGTAACCTGAGGAGCGCCCGGTCATTCCAGGAGAAAGTGGGAATAGCGGGATTAAGAGCGACAACGATAACCACAGCGTCCTAACGGGAAAGGGGAGAGGAGGTGGATTTACCACCCCAGCCAGTGCCTGAGATGGGGAGAGCTCTCCGCTCCCCTTCgaagacaaaaaaagagaggTCTTACAAACACAAATGGGTCCCAAATCTTTCCAGTGCCGGTTTTATCGGTTCCATCTCGGTTTGTGCAATACACGGCTCTGCACTTTACCAACGTCTCTCCCCCCACCCAGACAGCTCAGAACAAGCAGATGAAAGTTGCCTGGGGAGGCAAGTCCGCTTGGTTTCCCCCACTCCCCACTTCAGCTCTCTCCGAGCCTCTCCTTCCCTGCGCTTCCCCCCTTTCCCAAGCACACCAGAACTTTACCCTGTAACTCCCAATCGAGCCCCAAACTCTGACTCAAGGACGAAAAACCAAGCAGCCCCCCTGAAAGATTTCCTGAAAGATAAAGACAAAGTTGAGGGaaggtggggggtggggggaagagaggagagagagctGCCTGAACACGAAGTGTAAGGGTATCAGTCACTGCCTGGAAGGAAGCCCCAGCTTGTGAACTCTTCTTGAACCGACATTTAAGTCTACGGTCATAAATCACTGGGACATAAACTCCGCCATTCACGACTGATAGCAGCGTATTTGTGGCCTGCTTACCTTAACTTCTGACGACTGAGGCGGAAGCCAgcatgctctctctctctctctccctctctctctcgctctctctctctctttttttttccttttttttttttttttttttttttttttttttttttgtggcgACACAACCCAGAGAGCAGGGGCTGTCTGCCCCAACTCGATCCCTGTGGCCGCGGGGTGGGCACCGGCTCAGCTCATCCGCACCCGGCACCCCCCGGCCGGGAGGGGCGAGTCCTGCCCCGCACGGGATGGGGTCGGTAGCTCCGTTCACCCGCCTACCCCGCTCCCCTGACGCTTCAGGCTGCGCACCCTACCCCGAGCCGGTCCCCGGCGTCCCGGGCTCCCCCTGTGCGGGGCACGGAGGACGGGGATgtttcccagggctgctctgggaagagaaggagagagagggaaggaggagggggagagttggagggggggggggaggaaaatataaaaaaaaaaggaaggaagaaagaaaggcgGCCGCCTGGGGAAGCATGGGGCAGggtgggggctggggagggaacGCAGGAGCACGGCAGTGAAGGAGTGCGGCCCCCCCGCACCCGGGCGTCACCGAAGTCCAGGAAAATTATGGTAATGAAGACAAACGGCGCTCACAAAGGGTCGCTCTCACCAGCCTccagggtgctgctgtgggggTTTGAGTTTGTCCCTCTCACCGGTGGGCTTGGGGGGCAGCTGCAGAATAGCCCCTCTGCCTCTCCCCACGGCCAGGAGCCCCGCACATCCCCGGCTGGGTCCCGGGGAGGGGAGCAAAACCCGGAGAGCCGGGGCTGGGTCCGGAGAGCCAACCGAAGCCCACCAGGATCCCCGCTCTGGGCAATGCTTTCAGAGCCACGCTGGAAATCATTAGAGTTACTAATTATTAACTCATGCATGCGTgagcgcacacacacacacagatgtaCACACAGacacccccctgcccccctcAAATATCCCCAGCGCCCGGGACGGGCACAGAGGCGCTCACGCACGCACATGTGCTGCACATACGGGTCGGGGTGCCCGCAGCACCCCGTGGGGACGCGTGGGCAGGAACCTCGCGTGGACGCGGGCCCGGCGCCTGGCAGCTCGCCTTCTCCTGCTATCCGAGGCGAAAAAGCTGGGGAAGGCTCTCGCCTCTTTCCTCAGCGCCGCGGGGTTTGGGGGGTGGCGGTGTCCCCCCGGTTTCCTGCAACAGAAACGCGGCAGCGACCGTGCAAACGAGAACTCAAACAAAGTTGCAGATCTTGCCCGTCTGGCACACGGTAACGGGGCTCTGGGCTCCGTGCATTAAGCGGAGCCTGCGAATAAAATCTAGGTGTAAACTTGACGTTACTTCGTTAATTAAGGCATTATAAATATAACTAGCCCGTTTAAAGCACGAGGGAACCCAGCGTCATCTTTAAACACAAACAAAGCGAGGGGGAAGCGAGAAATAAAAAGCACTATAAGGCTGGGGTGGCCTCTTACGCATACCAATGGTTTTTGTCATTTATGGCTATGCAAGATTTATGACTTCGTGCACCAAAGCTGTAAACAGAGcactaaaacagaaaacacttgCTCCTTATGGCATAAGTGAGAAGGCACCACATGAAAGGGGAAGCGGCCAGCGTAGGAGGAGAGAAGAGGCAAAAATCCTTCGTATGCGTTTTGCTTCAAACAATCCTGTGAATGTtgctttggaagaagaaaaaaaaaaaaaagtctttttagTCAATAATCAACCCCACACTTTCTTCTGAAACTGCTGATCTGCCATTCGCCCACTTGCCCGGCCAAATATTGAGAGGCAGCGCTGCGCCCCGACGGAGCCCCCCGGACTGGCGAGGAGGATTTggacagggagagaaaagatGGGGACTGCCGAAAATCTGTGGACACCGGGGAGCCTGCCGGTTTGGGGGGCCCTGCCGAAATCCGGGCGAGTTTTTCCTAACAGCGCGTTTCAACTTGGGAGCCATCTCCAGCGGGATATTCTGACTAAATGTCTGTATTTATGAACGGGGAACGGGAAGCTGGgggagttttttttaaaaatgaaaggataTCTAAGGACTTTAATCGTGAAAACCGAAATGGAAGGAATATGGAAGTGTTTCTTTCATTCATCTTACTGCCTGCAAATAGTATTTTGCGAGATTTCTCCAATTAGTCCCATTTCCCCACGCCCCCTCTCTCCCCAAAGAGGTAATTTTAAACATGAGAagatgattatttttctttatgtctCCTATGATGTCGGGATAAGTGTCCCAACGCACAGATCCCTGCTGCTTTTATCTGTCTTTCCCTCCCAGAGGCcgaatattttctttctgctccatTCCGAGGAGAGAGATAGGGCTCAGCTCGGGGAGGGACGAGCAGTGTTTGGGGCTGATTTCTGAGTCAGAAATGACCTGCCTTTTCTCCCCGAAGAGTCCCACTCTGTGGcactccctcccctccctccccccacctcccccgAATTACTATTTTCCGAATAAAATAATGCCTGTAAAGCGCCTTGTCCTTGGATGCCCCGAAATGGGAGCAGGCAACACCATAATTCAGGGCTGGTTCTGGGGGATCTCTTAGACATGAAATAGCAAGGCAGGGAGTTGGGAGAGAGTGGGCCAGTTCTGGAAGTGGTGCCTGTCCAAGTCGTAAAAGAGTTAGAAGGGGGTATCAGCTGAATTAGAAAAGGACCGGACAATCGAAGCAAGCCGTGATCAatctaattttttgtttgtaaatTCTAGCACTAGAGAGGCAACGCACTCTGCTATTTGCTCAGCGGACTGAAGTTATTTACACAACTCGCCGAAGTCCCCCTTTCCTCCAGAActcttcttgctttcttctACTCTAGAGCAGGATTGTATTATTTACGAGTGTTTTAACTGGGTCAATATGCATCCAAACTGGGTCATAAATCAGAGGAAAGGCTGCCAAGTAATTTAGTTGTAATTAAagcttggattttatttttgaggCACATTTTGGCCCATTTCGAAGTCCGGCAACGCCAGTCTTGGCTCTTAGACACACAGATGGGAGTAAAAGAGCTTTCCTTTCCTCGCTGAAGAGACACCGTGCTTCAGCAGGGCgagaaggggaaataaaatttatttgggTCAGTTCTGCTTCGCGAACCGCTttaaagagcaggaaaacatGAGACCATCCCAAACATCACCCTGAAGGTCTCTGCAGAACGGCCGCGAATAACTCCGAGTGGcaataacctttttttttttttttttttttttttttggtgatctCAGTGGAGTTTTTATCATCGTTcacttttctccctctctccctctttctgacCCCTTACGAGCAATCACAAACGAGCATAACTGGACACAAAATGGCTCAACAGAATAAGACAGAGGCATGGAGTAAACTGGAAGAAAGCGAGACCCAGGGCTCCAACCTCTCCCAAAGCCGGGGCACACCGGCGAAATAAGGTTTCATTTAGCATTTTGCCCTCTTTGGAAAGACGAGTAATCTTTCaaattttttgtcattttaagtGCATTTGTATCTATGCATTCATATTGATAAGTATACGGAAATagttacatatttatatatatggatatatcTATATTTATGTAAGCGACGGCACTTATATTAATTTAGAGCTAGTATATGTTTTCCTAGAAGACACGTCCTActcctctcctttttattctctctttcCAGATCCCCATtcagagaggcagaaaaaaaacccacatttttaGGGCTGATTTATTGTTAGAAGCCGTGTCTGGCTCTTGGTTCAGCTCCTTCTCACCGCGGAGAAATAAAGAGGAGAGCCTTGGCTCATTTGGGAAGGGGAAGCCTTGCCACAGAGCTGAGCACTCATGCAGCGCTCCTCGCACAATAAACAAAGTACCACTAAAGCATCATAAATAAAATGGCAGCACGATCGCGCAGTCATCGATTTACGGAGCGGCAGCGGCCGAACAAACACTCATAAAACAACAACCGCTGCCGCACACTCGAGCACGACCCCGACAGAGGAGCATCACACACCCCCCACATCGCTTTCTCCGACTTGcccaaatacataaataaataaacacacaaacacgcaaataaaataatagagtAAAATTGAGAGGGGAAATATTCACACACGACAATAAAAGAGGCTTCCTATCTCTTGCCGGTCATAAATAATGGTAAAATGGCAATCGAGGGGCTGTAGCGGAGGCAGCTGGCCATCAACAGCAGTGTGGGATCTctatggagaaaaataaataaagaagcaaactctgcctgctctgctcgCTGCGAGGGTAGAGTTGAATATTTACCACAGCAAATTGAAACAAAGGGGGAAGCAGCCTGGCTCCGGGTGCACACACACCcgcacgcacacacacgcacTCGCTCCAGCCTCTGCTACTGACCTTTGCCTCGAACAGCAATAACTCACCACATAAATGAACAATCAACGGAAAtaccttaaaataaaatccatccTTTCTAACGAAGCATTTCGTCCTCTCGGCTCGACAATAACCTTTCCATAAGGAACGAAAGCTGTCAGCGAAATGGCCAGCTCTTGTGGGGACGGTGATGggggcaggagaaaaaaaaaataatagaaagcAGTGCTTGCTCTGAACAGAAACTGGAAAAGCGTAACCGCAGACGGAGCCAGACCGGGTCTCCACTCCAAATGCCACAATAATGCGCTGTATTATGTGCTCACG encodes:
- the HOXA3 gene encoding homeobox protein Hox-A3 isoform X3, producing MQKATYYDSSAIYGAYPYQGANGFTYNASQQQYPPSSSLVETEYHRPACSLQSPGSSVSHHKANDISESCMRTLPSQTLQPPSLADPQAPPQPPPAQQSQPPPPSSTSPSQNASSNPAPANPTKSPALNSPTVSKQIFPWMKESRQNTKQKNSSSSSEPSLPDAETLSCIRESI